The genome window ACAGGCAGCGCTCCGCCGCACGATGGAGCAGTTCTCCGACAACACCCGCTTCATCCTCTCGTGCAACTACTCGTCGAAGATCATCGACCCGATCCAGTCGCGCTGCGCCGTCTTCCGGTTCTCGCCGCTCTCGGACGAGGCGGTCGGCGGGATGGTCCGCGAGATCGCGGCCGCGGAGGGGATCGAGGTGACCGACGCGGGCGTCGACGCCCTCGTCTACGCGGCCGACGGCGACATGCGCCGCGCGATCAACTCGCTTCAGGCGGCGGCGACGACCGGCGACGTCGTCGACGAGGAGGCGGTGTACGCGATCACGGCGACCGCGCGCCCGGAGGAGATCGAGTCGATGGTGACCGACGCGCTGAACGGCGACTTCGCGCGGGCGCGGTCGACCCTCGACACGCTGCTCACCGAGACGGGGATGGCCGGCGGCGACGTGATCGACCAGCTCCACCGCTCCGTCTGGGAGTTCGAGCTGAGCGAGCGCGAGGCGGTGCGACTGATGGAGCGCATCGGCGAGGCCGACTACCGGATCGCCGAGGGGGCCAACGAGCAGGTCCAGCTGGAGTCGCTGCTCGCGGCGCTTTCATTGGACGAATAGCGATAGACTGGGGCCGGAGATCCGGTCGTTTGTTTATAAGCATTTGATAACAGATCGGGCGATAGCGGAACGATGTTGAACACCGCCAAAGTCCCAGCGGCTCATTTATAAATGATTGACTGCGGATCGCCGGTGAACACCGCCAAAGCCCCAGCCGCTGGTTTATAAATAACTGAGAGCAGATCAACGGCGAACACCGCCAAAGCTCCAGCCGCTCGTTTATAAATAACTAAGAGTAGATCAACGGCGAACACCGCCAAAGCCCCAGCCGCGAGGACGGCGCACACTCGTTGCGCTCCTCGCTCGTTCGCTCCGCTCACTCGCTGCGGTGCTTACGTCGTCTGCGCCGTCCTCGCGGCAGCGTGGCGCTACGCGCCACGGGCAGCCGGCGGCGAAGCCGCCGGCGACTGCCCCTTTGAGTCCCGCCCCGCACAGCAACCGCACCTCACGCCTCCCCAGCCTCGTCGGTCGGCCTCCGCTTCGCTCCGGCCGCCCGACTCCCTCGCGCGTGCTCCTCGCGCCCGTTGGGCGCTCGGAGGCACGCGCCGACCGCACTGTTGTTTATAAACATCGACGCCACCCGCTCTCAGGTATTTAAATGTCGCATCGCTCGCCGTCGTATCCGTGCCGACCGGAACCCGTCCGGTCGCCCTCTCAGAGGTCGACGCCGTCCGGGTCGTTCCACTCGTCGTCTTCGTCGTCGCCGCCGTCCGCCTCCGTTCCGGCGGGGCCGAGGCGCTTCTCGCCTTGGCGCGACTCGTGGACCGCGAAGCCGCCGGTGCGGCCGTCGTCGCCGCCGGCGTACGGGTCCTCCTCGGGGTCGTAGTCGAGTTCGTCGCGCTCGAAGACGTACGCGAGGAAGCCGAACAGCGGGACGACGAAGGCGATCAGCGCCCACTTGCGCGGGTTCATGCCGTACTTGGGCGCGTCGACGTACGCGTAGGCGGCGAAGCCGACGAGCCACGCGAGCGGGACGCCGACGAGGATGACGGCGACGAACGGCTGCATACGGTCGCTTCGACCGCGCGGTAATAAGCGTGCGGGCGGCCGGGCGCTCGGCCGCGGCGAGGCCGCGGACGGCACGTCACCAGACGCCGTTCACAGGAACGGCCGCCAGTAGTACGGGCTGACGAACCCCTCGATGACGGCGGCGACGGCGAATAAGATTCCGAGCCCGACGGTCACCCAGAACGCGGCCTCCAAGGCGTCGGCGAGCCGCGCGCGGCTCGCGCGGCCGCGGAACGTCCGCCACGAGACGGCGCCGAGGTGGATCCCGAGCGCGCCCGAGGCAATGAGCGCGGGGATCTCGAAGATCCCGTGCGGGACCACGAACGCGACGAGCGCGAGGAGGTTCTCCTCCAAGGCGGCGGTGGCGCCGAGCGCGAGGCCGTTGAACGCGAGCGACGAGAGCGCGGGGAGGGCGAGGCCGACGCCGGAGAAGGCGGTCGCGATCGCGACCCCCCAGTTGTTCCCGAAGTACGTCAGCGTCGCCACGGGCGGGATCTGTCCGGCGATCCGCCCCTCGATCGAGGTCGGGACCGTTTCGGCGAACGGCGCGGCGGCGTACCACCCGACCGCGCCGAAGCCGACCGCGACCGCGAGCGCGAGGGCGTGACTGCCCGGCGTCGAGCGGACGAACCCGGCCAGCTCGCGCCACCCGCGGCGGAGGCCGCCGACGAACTGGGCGCGGACGCCGGCCTCGGGCGGCGAGACCGGGTCGACCGTCCCGCGGTAGTCGCCGTAGAGGACGGTCTTCAACAGGTCGAGCGCGGGCGCGACGACGACCGCGCTGGCGAGCGCGACGACGGGGCCGCCGCCGAGGAACGCGATCCCGGAGGCGACCGACGCGACGGCGACCAGCGCGCCGATCGCGACCACGAGGTAGGCCGCGGCGTCGACGGGGTTCGAGCGCACGAAGCCGCCCGCGCCCTCGATCCCACCGACCACGCCGGCGTCGTCGACGACGACGGCCACCGGCGCGAACGCGAAGAGGATCCGGACGAGCGCGAGGGCGACGAGACCGACGAGGAGGGCGGCGACCGCGACCGCGGCCCCGAGGAACGGGTTCGCGAGGAACGCCGCGCCGACCGCGAGCGACCCGAGCGCGACGACGCCGATCCAGAGGAGCAGCTCGGCGACGTACAGCCCGAGGAACGTGAGCCACCTCGACCGGGCGCCCGCGATCCCGCCGACGAGCCCCCGTTCGTCGCGGAGGCTCGCGATGACGGCCGAGAGCTGGCCCGCAGAGACGACGGCGTACGCGACGACCGCGAGGACGACGGAGACGAGCACGCCGGCGGCGAACAGGATCCCGACGGTCGGCGTCAACAGGGGCTCGAACGCGGGCGTCAGCCCCTCGGCCCACGCCTGAAACGCCTCGGCGTCCTGCGTGTCCGGCGGCGGCTCGACCCCGGCGAGCGCCTCGCCGGCGGCCGCGAGTCGCCCGGTGAGTTCGAGGTGGAGGTAGATCCCCGCGAGCGCGGCGAACGTGCCGAGGCGGGCGATCACCGGTATCGCGGTGCCGAGGAGGTAGAAGGGGAGGACGTCTGCGGGGCGTCGGCGGAGGGTCGCTGTCGTTGCCGTGACGGCGGCGGAGAGGTCCATGTCTCCCGATCGGCCGTCCGATACTTAAAAACGGGAGTCCGAGCCGCCGCCGGACAGCGGCGAGGGGGGAGCTAGTCCCAGAACGACTGGGTGCGCGCGTACTCGCGCTCCTGTCTGAGCACGTCGCGGTAGAACTCGTCTTCGTCCTCGCGGAGCTTGTTGATGATCCGCGCGGCGTTGTGGGGGCCGACGCCCCGCGCCGCGAGGGCTATTACCGCCCGCTTCCCGTGCGTCTGGACGAGGCTCGCGGCGCGGTGGGCGCGCTCGGTGCGGCGCTCCTGCTCGTCGTCCTTCTCGGGCGCGCGCACCGCGGCGACGGTCTCCTCGTCCCACGGGTTCAGCGCCGCGATCCGGGTGGACCCGCAGTCGGGGCACTCGGGCTGGTCGCGGACGCGCCGGACCTTCGTCGTGTGCTTCCAGTCCGTGCAGTGGAGACAGAAGAGGATCACCCGGTCGTCCCGAATCCGCTCTTTGACCGTCTCGATCACGTCGGCGTCGGCGTTGTCCGGGACGAGGAACTCCGTGCCGGCGGAGCGGCCCGCGGTGCCGAGCGGGGTGCGCTCGCGGGCGATCGCGAGGTCGAGCGAGCCGCCGCGGCCGCCGCTGCCGCCGCTGCCGCCGCTCTCCGCCTGGATCCCCGCGAGCAGGTCGGCCGTCTCCGGGACCGCGAGGTCGGCGTGGAACACCTCGCGGAGCGCCTCGTCGTAGACGGGGGTGTCTTCGAGGGCCGCGAGCAGGCGGTCGCCGCCGAACTTTCCGCGTCCCTCCTTGTACCGCTTGACGGCGCCGAACTTCGCGGCGACCTGCGCGAGCGTGAACTTCAGCGCGTCCGACTTCTTCACCGCGAGTTCGAGGTACGCCGCCAGCCGGTCGGGGTCGGTCGTCTCCAGCACCTCGCGGAAGTCCCCGACGCCGGCGTCGTGGGGCACCTCGAACTCGATCCGGTACGGATCGACGTCCATCCCCACCGACGAGCCGGCGCGCTGGCCG of Halorubrum trapanicum contains these proteins:
- a CDS encoding replication factor C small subunit; this encodes MSEADEQPAATATGREIWIEKYRPQTLDDIHGQEEIVERLQSYIAQNDVPHLLFSGPAGSGKTTAATAIAREIYGEDNWRGNFLELNASDQRGIDVVRDRIKGFARSSFGGDFRIVFLDESDSLTDDAQAALRRTMEQFSDNTRFILSCNYSSKIIDPIQSRCAVFRFSPLSDEAVGGMVREIAAAEGIEVTDAGVDALVYAADGDMRRAINSLQAAATTGDVVDEEAVYAITATARPEEIESMVTDALNGDFARARSTLDTLLTETGMAGGDVIDQLHRSVWEFELSEREAVRLMERIGEADYRIAEGANEQVQLESLLAALSLDE
- a CDS encoding stage II sporulation protein M, which translates into the protein MDLSAAVTATTATLRRRPADVLPFYLLGTAIPVIARLGTFAALAGIYLHLELTGRLAAAGEALAGVEPPPDTQDAEAFQAWAEGLTPAFEPLLTPTVGILFAAGVLVSVVLAVVAYAVVSAGQLSAVIASLRDERGLVGGIAGARSRWLTFLGLYVAELLLWIGVVALGSLAVGAAFLANPFLGAAVAVAALLVGLVALALVRILFAFAPVAVVVDDAGVVGGIEGAGGFVRSNPVDAAAYLVVAIGALVAVASVASGIAFLGGGPVVALASAVVVAPALDLLKTVLYGDYRGTVDPVSPPEAGVRAQFVGGLRRGWRELAGFVRSTPGSHALALAVAVGFGAVGWYAAAPFAETVPTSIEGRIAGQIPPVATLTYFGNNWGVAIATAFSGVGLALPALSSLAFNGLALGATAALEENLLALVAFVVPHGIFEIPALIASGALGIHLGAVSWRTFRGRASRARLADALEAAFWVTVGLGILFAVAAVIEGFVSPYYWRPFL